In a single window of the Cydia pomonella isolate Wapato2018A chromosome 2, ilCydPomo1, whole genome shotgun sequence genome:
- the LOC133532279 gene encoding uncharacterized protein LOC133532279, giving the protein MRWTVLCLVTYYLASHAYAQQTLKTINFLTNIGATVDINLSNSGTSGTCRLKQPNGLEVDLASLNVVGVTVQPSSKFVSCRVTIGPMTAALLGSWELIENSGLTSRIQPATIAWADTANPSATARQRVLSGEQHYKVDVGGLVVANLRRETGIFEGCFITAPDGTTMPLSDTTDYPGIEWTLRSNSVNICHVQLGPIDADMVGTWMMRGWFVHDGLLIEAQQPVVVHEEDGIEHLPALEYLTHTGKSYDISLNRTVNLATCILIDPTGTEHTLSTASSIPGVTVYSADQYVICRVRIGPMEQSLLGEWTLVQQNTDNTQRRQHVIFQWANPSNPDEESWFVAHDVPRQIFATTGSTTEIFIGRNEGFFEFCYITTPAGVHLPMYGRNYPGIQHVLSNRVSSCVVELGPLNTEMWGDWTLHARHDVDGRPIELAQVFHVTQDTGVRTLPRMRQWTNIGATVDINLNQTGVSSTCRLQAPSGIEYVITPGATPIAGVTVHSSSNYVSCRVTIGPMAENLLGQWVLAEQSTGLQRRQPVIIQWAHPAHPERDARQLIIAPELTLPTDLEGIVEVAVGREMGTFEGCFLTIPDGTVIPVMYNTFYPGIRLGQPNRMISCPIEIGPVTADMVGRYTLSGMGIHVGFRTETQQSFTIIEDDGITNLPSLQVRTHTGDNVDINLEQTGSIGIGTCMLRNPAGQIFVLDSTFNSPGITVHSSSKFVACRVTIGPMSDDLLGDWTLMHQVSGQRERRVHASIFWANPMDPSWSYQVITAPEQNVIGAFGDIITVTVPWHPGMPISCVIIAPDGTVMPHSEGHNYPGVGWARANSVASCTALLGPLDDSMLGKWTLAARFDDDGSLLESQQSITLGRNTGNELELPALEYLTNVDALVDLSLNNMNSPVQSCALLTPDGEYHELAANSNIAGVTVHGPNKFVSCRVTIGPMTEQLLGTWTLVENGADGGHRRQAALFSWANPSNPNAVPRLMIASQYELRADTGEIRNMFVSREDGFFEGCFITTPDGTVLPLFPHMEYPGIAHAGVNRITACFVNLGPMDGDMVGTWTIAARFNNAGSRVESQLPINIVLVDGTHIYLPIHELTYFGGYVDLNLNQTGTTGGCSLTTPDGQEHILGTTSSIPGVAIHAASKFVACRVVIGPMTESLLGDWVITHLGSDNTERHQSMTIAWENPADPSAQRQVTTQAQQSYSVRPSTIISTSIAREDGLPEGCFLTTPDGTVLPVLRSNAYPGTIWAGTNRFTACFVQIGPVDPEEEGIWILTAKSNNYGVRTELRIPIQVTLIHDQNVLTDNLPRREVFTNTGGFIDIALNETGMDGSCSLRNPAGQTFLLQNTVMVSGVEVRESNQFVSCNVRIGPMSQELLGTWTLIQQDSLTTERTQPVQISWAHPASPQDPPTLIRQAVEEIVVEENDVFTLAAPRNFNDSFSEGCFIITPDSTTLPIFGNNRYPGIQNAGANRHTICFVDVGPITAEMAGPWTLFSVVNRAGERIISETPTHITISDGVIRLPTLQHVAHEGHFIDLALNQTGQTGNCLLRVPSGHEYTLTTAGSLDGITAHEQSKFVSCRVVIGPITETLIGDWVLIQQFTDPHLREQPATISWANPDNITAEVWDYRTELDRDIYGDYGASVEISIPRQNLNYLFEGCFITTPDGTTLPIFPNHAYPGIAHLGINRVTACFVELGPIDSDMAGTWVLAARFNDNGVRHEDRQPFILAIGPPPATFNATALIVSLTVIFGLVLIVVGVLSYKPARDWSSDRWNQSRSWSTQRWNRLRSSMRSVSSRSPVVDHELGSRS; this is encoded by the exons ATGCGGTGGACAGTTCTGTGTCTAGTGACGTATTATCTTGCCAGTCATGCTTATG CTCAACAAACCTTGAAAACCATCAACTTCCTCACCAACATCGGGGCCACCGTCGACATTAATCTCAGTAACTCAGGGACCTCGGGAACATGTCGGCTAAAACAGCCCAATGGTCTAGAGGTCGACTTAGCCTCCCTCAACGTGGTGGGGGTTACAGTTCAGCCAAGCAGCAAATTTGTGTCCTGTCGCGTTACCATCGGGCCAATGACTGCAGCGCTTCTTGGCAGTTGGGAGTTGATTGAGAATTCGGGACTTACTTCTCGCATTCAACCCGCTACCATTGCTTGGGCTG ATACCGCAAATCCTTCAGCGACTGCACGACAAAGAGTCTTAAGTGGCGAACAACACTATAAAGTAGACGTTGGTGGTTTAGTCGTCGCAAATCTTCGCCGCGAAACCGGTATCTTCGAAGGCTGCTTCATCACAGCCCCTGATGGCACCACCATGCCTTTGTCAGACACTACTGACTATCCCGGCATTGAGTGGACTTTGAGATCTAATTCCGTGAACATTTGTCATGTGCAGCTGGGGCCTATCGACGCGGACATGGTCGGGACATGGATGATGAGGGGTTGGTTCGTCCATGATGGTCTTTTGATCGAGGCGCAACAACCTGTAGTTGTTCACGAGGAAG ATGGGATCGAGCATTTACCCGCGTTGGAGTATCTGACCCACACTGGCAAAAGTTACGACATCAGCTTAAATCGAACAGTCAACCTCGCCACTTGCATTTTAATCGATCCTACTGGCACAGAACACACCCTTAGTACAGCCTCCAGCATCCCAGGAGTCACGGTCTACAGCGCCGACCAATACGTCATTTGCCGCGTGCGTATAGGGCCCATGGAACAGAGTTTGCTAGGGGAATGGACGTTGGTTCAGCAGAACACTGACAACACGCAGCGTAGGCAACATGTAATTTTTCAATGGGCAA ATCCTTCCAACCCAGATGAAGAATCTTGGTTTGTAGCACACGATGTTCCAAGGCAAATTTTTGCAACCACTGGATCCActacagaaatatttattggtaGAAACGAAGGCTTCTTTGAGTTTTGCTACATCACCACTCCTGCCGGAGTACATTTGCCTATGTACGGAAGGAATTATCCGGGAATACAGCACGTATTATCCAATAGAGTATCATCGTGCGTTGTTGAACTAGGCCCTTTAAATACAGAAATGTGGGGTGACTGGACGTTACACGCAAGACATGATGTCGACGGAAGACCCATTGAATTGGCGCAAGTTTTTCATGTTACCCAGGACA CCGGCGTCAGAACACTGCCACGTATGCGGCAATGGACAAACATAGGCGCCACAGTCGATATTAATTTGAACCAAACTGGAGTGTCATCGACTTGCCGGCTCCAGGCCCCAAGTGGAATTGAGTATGTTATAACGCCCGGGGCGACACCTATAGCCGGTGTCACCGTACACAGCAGCTCTAATTACGTGTCCTGCCGAGTCACCATCGGACCAATGGCTGAGAATTTGTTAGGCCAGTGGGTACTCGCTGAGCAAAGCACCGGGTTGCAGCGTAGACAACCTGTCATCATTCAATGGGCCC aCCCAGCACATCCCGAGAGGGATGCAAGACAACTGATTATTGCCCCCGAGTTAACATTACCTACTGACCTTGAAGGTATAGTAGAAGTGGCGGTCGGGCGAGAGATGGGTACCTTTGAAGGTTGTTTCCTGACCATCCCAGACGGGACCGTGATCCCGGTGATGTACAACACCTTCTACCCTGGGATAAGGCTTGGCCAACCTAATAGAATGATAAGCTGTCCCATTGAGATTGGGCCTGTGACTGCTGACATGGTTGGTCGCTACACGTTGTCTGGAATGGGTATCCATGTCGGATTTAGAACGGAGACGCAACAGAGCTTTACTATCATCGAAGATG ATGGAATTACGAACCTGCCATCTCTTCAAGTACGGACGCATACAGGAGACAATGTAGATATTAATCTAGAACAAACTGGCAGTATCGGTATCGGTACTTGCATGCTCAGGAACCCAGCCGGACAGATCTTCGTGCTAGACTCCACGTTCAACAGCCCTGGAATCACAGTGCACAGTAGCAGCAAGTTTGTGGCCTGTAGAGTAACCATCGGGCCAATGAGTGACGACCTGTTGGGCGATTGGACTTTGATGCACCAAGTCTCTGGGCAAAGAGAGAGACGTGTTCATGCTAGTATATTTTGGGCAA ATCCAATGGACCCATCATGGTCGTATCAGGTTATAACAGCACCAGAACAAAATGTGATCGGGGCATTCGGTGACATCATTACAGTCACCGTACCTTGGCATCCAGGTATGCCAATAAGCTGCGTCATCATAGCTCCTGATGGAACTGTTATGCCTCACTCCGAAGGCCACAACTACCCTGGAGTCGGCTGGGCTAGAGCCAACAGTGTTGCTTCTTGTACCGCTCTACTCGGTCCACTCGATGACAGTATGCTTGGCAAATGGACCTTGGCGGCGAGATTCGATGATGATGGATCACTTTTGGAGTCACAGCAGTCTATAACATTGGGACGTAACA CTGGAAATGAACTGGAGCTACCAGCGCTCGAGTATTTGACCAATGTTGATGCGCTAGTTGATCTAAGTCTTAATAATATGAACAGTCCTGTCCAAAGCTGCGCTCTGTTGACGCCTGATGGGGAATATCACGAGCTTGCTGCAAATTCAAATATAGCTGGAGTTACAGTTCACGGGCCGAATAAATTTGTATCCTGCAGAGTAACCATCGGACCTATGACTGAGCAACTTTTGGGCACATGGACGCTCGTCGAGAATGGTGCGGATGGTGGACACAGAAGGCAAGCTGCTTTGTTTTCATGGGCAA ATCCTTCAAATCCCAATGCTGTGCCAAGATTAATGATTGCATCCCAATATGAACTAAGAGCAGATACTGGTGAAATTCGTAATATGTTCGTTTCTAGAGAAGATGGGTTCTTTGAGGGTTGTTTCATCACCACCCCCGATGGCACTGTCTTACCGCTGTTCCCTCATATGGAGTACCCTGGCATCGCCCACGCCGGTGTTAACAGGATTACAGCTTGCTTCGTCAACTTGGGACCCATGGACGGCGATATGGTCGGGACATGGACCATAGCCGCAAGGTTCAACAATGCCGGAAGCAGAGTTGAGTCGCAGTTACCTATTAACATTGTTCTAGTCG ATGGCACGCATATATATCTACCTATCCACGAATTGACGTACTTTGGTGGTTACGTCGACTTAAACTTGAATCAAACTGGCACAACCGGAGGTTGCAGTTTGACTACTCCTGACGGCCAAGAGCACATCTTAGGCACGACATCGAGTATACCAGGTGTTGCTATACATGCAGCAAGTAAATTCGTCGCATGTAGAGTTGTTATTGGACCAATGACCGAATCTCTTTTAGGTGATTGGGTTATTACGCATTTGGGATCGGATAACACTGAAAGACATCAATCTATGACGATTGCTTGGGAAA ACCCTGCAGATCCGTCGGCACAACGGCAAGTAACAACACAAGCGCAACAATCATATAGCGTTCGACCCAGCACCATCATATCAACTTCAATCGCACGTGAAGATGGCCTGCCCGAGGGCTGTTTCCTTACCACTCCGGATGGCACAGTCCTGCCCGTTCTGAGGTCAAATGCCTACCCTGGAACTATCTGGGCAGGTACCAACAGATTTACTGCCTGTTTCGTCCAAATAGGACCGGTTGATCCCGAGGAGGAAGGCATCTGGATTCTAACCGCTAAATCTAACAATTATGGAGTCCGCACGGAATTACGGATACCTATCCAAGTAACACTTATAC atGACCAGAACGTTCTTACGGATAATCTCCCAAGACGTGAAGTCTTCACTAACACCGGAGGATTCATAGACATTGCTCTCAACGAAACTGGAATGGATGGCTCCTGTAGCCTGAGGAATCCCGCAGGTCAAACCTTCCTCCTCCAGAACACCGTGATGGTATCGGGAGTTGAAGTGCGTGAAAGCAATCAATTTGTTTCTTGCAACGTTAGAATCGGACCGATGTCCCAAGAGCTGCTGGGCACTTGGACTCTTATTCAACAGGACTCCTTGACGACGGAAAGAACCCAACCGGTTCAAATATCTTGGGCCC ATCCAGCAAGTCCACAAGATCCGCCGACGTTAATAAGGCAAGCTGTAGAAGAGATCGTCGTGGAAGAAAACGACGTTTTCACCTTAGCCGCGCCTAGAAACTTCAACGACAGCTTTTCTGAGGGCTGCTTTATCATCACTCCTGACTCCACAACTCTGCCAATCTTCGGCAACAACAGATACCCTGGCATTCAGAACGCTGGTGCAAACCGTCACACTATATGTTTTGTGGACGTTGGTCCTATTACTGCTGAAATGGCGGGGCCTTGGACACTCTTTTCGGTTGTCAATAGAGCTGGGGAGAGAATAATTTCAGAGACACCTACCCATATAACTATTAGTG ACGGAGTCATAAGATTGCCAACTCTTCAACACGTCGCTCATGAAGGTCACTTTATCGACCTGGCGTTGAATCAAACTGGGCAGACAGGGAACTGTCTCCTCAGGGTCCCATCTGGTCACGAGTACACCTTGACTACAGCAGGAAGCCTGGATGGCATCACAGCACACGAACAGAGTAAATTCGTGTCCTGCCGGGTGGTGATAGGGCCGATTACTGAGACGCTAATCGGAGATTGGGTTTTGATACAACAGTTCACCGATCCCCATTTGAGGGAACAGCCAGCTACGATTTCTTGGGCCA ATCCCGATAACATCACGGCGGAAGTGTGGGATTACAGGACAGAACTCGACAGAGACATTTACGGAGACTACGGAGCCTCTGTCGAAATCTCCATCCCAAGGCAGAATCTTAATTATCTTTTCGAAGGCTGCTTCATCACGACGCCTGACGGAACTACCCTTCCTATTTTCCCCAACCATGC GTACCCCGGAATTGCGCACTTAGGAATTAACCGAGTGACAGCTTGCTTTGTGGAGCTCGGGCCTATAGACAGCGACATGGCAGGGACCTGGGTCCTGGCAGCCAGGTTTAATGACAACGGAGTTCGCCACGAGGACCGCCAGCCATTCATCCTTGCTATTGGAC
- the LOC133532178 gene encoding trypsin CFT-1-like, translated as MFSSIIFTTIFMGLSSGAILQPRVSSNSSTTIERFPFTTAILYGPTGYFRQVCGGSVLTTTAVLSAASCFDNQGRPNPVSQYRVRVGSAQPNAGGSVVSVRLITLHPDYNYKTLQADIAVLRVPTLTYSASVQPVAIAGANYNVSDNDSVLVIGWGQNQSVSAELRDTLRYVQQNVVNQSYCKALLGYEGLNVTEGMMCTGRANGEFCGSDYGGPVVHAANNVLVGVAAYSYRCGERRYPSLSTRVSAYTHWIVNIAK; from the exons CGAACTCCTCGACGACAATCGAGCGGTTCCCGTTTACCACCGCCATCTTGTACGGTCCAACCGGGTATTTCCGGCAGGTCTGCGGCGGGTCAGTGCTCACCACCACTGCGGTACTGTCAGCTGCCAGCTGTTTTGATAACCAAGGGAG accAAATCCAGTATCGCAGTACCGCGTCCGCGTGGGCTCAGCCCAGCCTAACGCAGGCGGTTCCGTCGTCTCCGTACGCCTGATCACTCTTCACCCGGACTACAACTACAAAACCCTGCAGGCCGACATTGCTGTGCTGCGTGTACCCACGCTGACGTACTCAGCATCTGTGCAGCCAGTTGCTATAGCTGGGGCCAACTATAACGTGTCAGATAACGATTCTGTGTTGGTGATAGGATGGGGACAGAATCAGAGT GTGTCCGCAGAACTCCGAGACACTCTCCGCTACGTACAGCAAAACGTCGTCAACCAGTCGTACTGCAAAGCCCTGCTAGGCTACGAAGGGCTAAACGTGACTGAAGGCATGATGTGCACGGGACGTGCGAACGGGGAGTTCTGCGGCTCAGACTATGGCGGGCCGGTCGTGCACGCTGCGAACAACGTGCTGGTGGGTGTGGCTGCGTACAGCTACCGCTGCGGGGAGAGGCGCTACCCTAGCTTGAGCACCAGGGTCTCAGCCTATACTCACTGGATTGTTAATATAGCCAAGTAA